The Leishmania braziliensis MHOM/BR/75/M2904 complete genome, chromosome 30 genome segment AAaacgaacaacaacaccagAAAGGAATGAAGGGGAAGCCATGCACGacgagaaaaggaaaggcagcagcgcagtggtACCACCATCAGCAATCGCTTCTACGCGCCGCAAGTGCGAGATTGTTGTTCGCTCGttgtgtatgtgcgtatgtgcgcgGGTGGTGCTGTCATGTCCACTGCCTCACTGATCGGGGGCGGTGCGGTATTTTTCACTGTTTGCTTTTTTCTGCGCTCCTAATGTTGTGAGCACCTCAGTTTTGGCCGGCTCTGCCTttcaccccttctctctccattgccccttcctctctttcctacCGTCCTTCTCCGCCTACAGTGTAAGGGAGCTAAGCTGCAGAGGCACAGGGAAACGCCCAAGAAAGAGGCTCCACGAGGGAAGCACCAACACCAACCCCCGACTCACTCTTAGCACAGACGAACGAAACAGTCAGCGCAAGTCGTGGGCTTTCgcgtcctttttttttctgcaaCCTGTGCTCGCCTTGCCGGCGCGTCGTCCGCCGGTGTCGCTGCGCAAGCGCTGCCTCTTGCCACCTCTATAACCCGTCTAAACTCACCCATCTAAGGAATCGATAGTCGTGCTCTCGCGTCGATGAACGCGCCTCCGATGCCACCGGGCAAGGTGCCCCCACGACCGCCGGGGATGAAAGTGATGCCGCCCATGCCCCCCGGCTTCAAGGCACCGGGCCGTGGcggggcagcgccgccgatgcCTTCGGGTCGTGTTCCGCCGCAACCACCCGGGATGCGTAGTGGTGGTCCGCCGCCGATACCGCCGATGCCACCTGGCATGGTGAAgcacgcgccgccgccaccacccggAGGAGCACCCGCCGCCCCTGGTGGAGGGTCATACCCTCGCTATCCCATGCCACccagccgtggcggcggcgctccaCCGGCGCCCGCGCAAGGTGGCGCTCCACCGCCAAGTGCGCCGCGCTACCTGATGCCGCCGtccgctgccggtgcggaGATGCTGACCATCTCGCCCTACGCTGCATCTGGTGCCCCTGCGTCCCAATCGCAGTCGCAGAATCTTCAGCAGTATCCCTCACAAGACCCATACGGCAGTGATCGGAGCGGCATGTACCCCCCAGGGCGATACAACGACTacgaaggcggcggccgcaGTCGGCGTCACGGCAGGGGAGAGCGTGCTcaccgcggcggtggtgggcgcGAGCGTGGCGGCGACCGTAATGACCGTGGCGAGCGCCCCGAGCGGAGCAgtcgccgtggcggcggccgtcACCGCGACGAGGCCCCTCGCAACCCGCCGATGCGTGACCCAACCAACACCGTCTGGGTTGGCAGCTACGACCCGGCCTTCCACTCGCGTAGCATGCTATGCCGCGCATTTTGGCCTTTCGGTCGCGTCATGGAAATCTCGATTCACGATGGCAAGTCGTACGCCTTTGTGCACCTGCGGCGCACCGAGGAGGCCAAGGCTGCGGTCGATGCTCTCATGGAGAGTCGCGAGTTGGGTGCCGCGATCTTCAACTACAGCAAGATGCACGACTACACGGAGGAAGAGATGAGCCTACCGCATGACCCCAATATTGTGGAGGAGCCGCCTGTCACAGATCCCGCGccggcaccagcgcctgGTACCCGGCGTCAGCGTGACTACGACGGCAGCCGCGACCCCTGTGACGAGCGTGGCGCGCGCGAGGCGGAGTGCGTCCGCGATGCCCCGGCGCccccgcagcgccgtgcgcGGCACGAGCGGGAAGCCAAAGAGCCGTCCAACGTCTTGTGGGTTGGCAACCTCGTTCCGTACATAACAAATGAGAAGCTGACCGAGGTGTTCGAGGTGTTTGGCCCCATCTCGAGCGTCTCCCGTCTCGGTCGCTCCAACATGGCCTTTTTGCACTACGAAACGGTCGAACAGTGCACAATGGCCATCGAAACAATGAAGGGTAGGCCGATTGAGGGGGTTATGCTGAGCTTGAACTATGGCCACGACGCCCAGCATGCGAACGACGTggctggtggcagcggcaccggcgcagAGGGACCGGCAGGGAGTGGCGGTCACAACTACAGCAACGTTCCCCTCACCGCCGACGGTATTCCTGTCAACGAAACACCAACGAACATCATTTACCTCGGCCATCTCCCCGCCGATGCGGAGGCCAAGGATGTCGAAGATTTATTCACGCCATACGACGGTTTCATCTTCAGCAAGTTTGTCGGTACCAGTGGGATCGGCTTTGGCCACTTCGACACAATCGAGTCCTCTCGGCTGGCGCGTGCAGGGTTGTCCAACGCGATGATCAAGGGGACACCGATCCGTGTGAGCTTCGGCAAGCAGAATCACACGTATACCATGGCTGATCGGCGCCGCATCGGTGAGCCAGCCATGAGcaatggcggcggtgagtTCAACTTGGACGCTATGATGCGCGGCCCCGGCGTGCAGTTGGACGGCACCACCGGCGCTCTTGTGGCTGGCGGCTACGGCGGTGGGACGTTGGTTCTGCCGGccatgggcggcggcgctgccggtggcGGCATTGGTGGTACAGAGAGCAATGTGTATGCCCGCAAGCGCGAGGCGCCGGAGATGACCTTGGAGAACCGCCTTCAGTCATTGTTGGGCAGCACGTACAACAGCTGTGGCGCCAGAGGCCTCGAGATCAGTCCGAGCCAGATTCAGGCAGTGTGTCAGCTCGTGGACAACTGCGTCAGCGAGTCCGCGTGCGAGACGCTCCGGCAGGCGCTCACGCTCTATTCCCCGCTGCGCGCTGTCCACATCTTTAACGTGGTGGCGAAGCGCATGAGAGAGTTCTCTGATGACCCACACAAGCGCCTCTTCGTGCTGTACGCCGTGACGCACGTGCTACTTGGCGTGTCCACCGAATATGTTCCCTTCACTGAGGCAGCGCTCAACGCCTACctgatggtgctgctggtggcgagTGAGGGGCAGACAAGTAGCGGCATGGATCGCCTGACGTTCATCATCGAAAGTTTTCAGCAGCATCCCTTTGTCGAGAAGAAGTCCAACGCAGGCAAGGAGTACGAGGAGCAGTTTCGGGCACAGCTGGACGAGATCACCAATCGTGCGAAGGCCGAGCAGGATCTGCGCTTGCTGgcgacgcgccgccgccgccgcaactAATCCATGCCGGCAGCTGTTTCGTtccccccgctctctctttcccctctgcAGTTGTCTGGTGGCTCCTTTTTCCGCGGCCCGCCTGTGtgttttttgtttgtttgtttgatttctctctgtatgtgtgtaaGTGCACTTGTTTGCGTGTGTCTAATCGGGCTATTGgctgtttctctcttggGTTCTCTCCTGGGGCACGCAccaccgtctctctctctctctccctgtgtgtggctgtgcttgtgtgtgcgtgctttgTTGTTATCGACGGAAGTGgtcctctctccaccccccaccccccaccttAAAGCCTCAAAGAGGGACGGAACTGAGAGCCACGCGCcatgtgtgtttgtgtgttttttttttttttgcggccGTACTGCTCGTGTGGCGCACTGTGCAGAGGCGTTTTGTATGAGCGGCTCCTTTGGTATGTGTCGTTcttcccccgccccctctctttcacttgACGGCCTCTGCGGGttcgctcctcttttccttctcgtaTCCGGTGCGTGCTCACACGCGCACGGGTCTCACTAAAAAGATAGCAAAGTCGAACAGGCAAGTGAGGCGTTTACCCACTGGCACACCCATGCACGCCTACACCCAAACGTACACCCAaacacctcccccccccacacacacgcacacgcacacccacacacccacacgcatgAAGTAGATGAGCAGCGGTGAAGGAAGAGACAGCATGCCGGCCACAAAAGAGTACAGAGCGTGTGAATTTGGAATGCGATTGTTGGGGTGAATGGCCCTGGTTTTACTCAATAAATGATCAAAAGCGAAAGCGGCGGGCAATGtgtcctctctttcccccctacCTTCCCTCTTACTGCTGCTTACTCTTGCTGTTGACCGCCTAACGCTCTGCTGCGAAGCTACCGTGCCCGTGTACTCCCCATATGCAAATCTCACcacctctttcttctcctatcctttctcctctttcactATCACGGTTTCAAcggctttctctctctctctctctcgccccacttcacttctcctctgcgcctcccctcccccacttccATCGTGTTACCCTTTTTTCAGGTCTACGATGCCGAGCCTCTGCATCTTTCTCCCTCGTatctctctccctgcttctccgcctttccTCGCACCCCATCCTACTGGATTTCATGCagtcctctccctctccccgccaTGATGATGCATAGCgtgaaaaagggggggagggggcgaggcaCACTGGAAAGGCGGAAGAGAAACAAACTACTGCAAGGCGCGCCTGTGCCTGCGTCTGTTTCTTGTGGTTTATCTTTAGACCCTCTTTCTGCCTCCGTATCTCACACTTCTCTCGCATCAATGGACCCGCTTGAAGatgcctcttttcctttctcctctttcggTGCTGTTTCACGGCCATCATCTCTTTCCTCATCTTCCTCCCATCGTCCATCGGCTCTAGAAGTTGCCCTCCGCATTGTGCCTTGCTAAGGTGACGAGGCAGATGCGCACCGTAGAAATCGTGTGCTTCTCGGTCTTCACTTGCACCACGCattcactctctccctctcgttctctctaCACACGGTCAGTAGAAGCGGCCCTAAAATGTGGAGAGTATGTCTACTGCCTCACTGCGTGTTAGTGCGCTCGTTAGGCGCTAAAATAGGTACggatcacacacacacacacacacacacccatgcaTGGAGTTCCACAAGGTTTTCGAGGAGACACcagctctctccttccttctttcctctttctatTCCAACGCTTACAATCATCATGCCACTTTCTCTACTTTAGCTTTGTCTGTTATTGGCAGCCCAAGTACGGTTAATCGTGGCACCTCGCACTCTTCTTTTCTATAGAGGTGGTTGCCATCAAGGCCGTACAAGATGCGCGGGctcggtgctgcggcggacGTGGGCGCGTTGCTGGTGATACCTGTGTTCATGGCACGTCGATCATCACCTTAGCCTTCTGACGCCCGTGTGCACGAACGAAAGGCATCGGTGCCCATTTTtctctgcttgtgtgtgcccttcaccccccctcccacacacatccacacactcGTATGAATTCGTCGCTCCTCCAAGATGCATTAGTGCAGTGATTATGTTTTTCGGCTCAAGTGATGACGGCGGCTGGTGATGTCAACATGATTTTCCCCCTTTCGTCTTTTCATGGGTTGAGGTAgcggtgctctctctctctctctctcgtgcgcgcgcgcttgtGAGGGCTTTGTATGTATGACCTAGTGCGGGAGCGTAAGAGAAAGTTTCGACTCTTACCACGTGCGTACAAGCATACGCGCCGGGAGCAGGCAGCTTTTTGCCAACCAATGTCTCATCTTCGCAAGCGTTGGTGCCCCGTCGTACGCTCAGGCTCTTGTCCACATTGATGAAGGGAAGTCAAAGTGAAGAGCGAGAAGCAGAACACAACGGAGGTGACGTACCccctcacctcctctctcccacgtTCGCGCAGATCCCAGTGGGCAAAGGGGGAATCCTTCTTGGATGGTTCCTCATTATGTGTTGGGCCTCGGAGTGTGCCAGGTCGTTCTCTCTATCTCTGTATGTACGCAGATTTGTGTAGGCTAGCAACGTGGTTGCACACGCCGCATCAGTAGAGCGACATCATTTTTCCTAAGAGTAATGCCTGCTGGCGATGCCAGCGCGagtcctctttttctctagTATTTGttcctctctttcgtgtTGCTCCTAAAATGTCGGGAGGGAAGTGGTGGGCTGGGCCGCACGACCTAGTGCtccgtccctcccccctctttgtcTCCGGTGCGCAGCTTTCACCAACCAGCTTGGTATCTTTTGCGGCCGAGGCTTGCAAGTGCGCAGCTACCGCACTCTTCGATAGATACTTGAAGTCAAAGTGAAGAGCAAGATGAGATGCATCTACGCTTGAAAGCTGTGTTGAggtgtatgtgggtgtgtatgaCGGCAACTGCGGAGTCCACACGGGAAATACTCGATTGACCCGCTGCATCAGTACAGCGACATCATCTTTTCGAGTGGTGATGCCTGCTGGCGATGTCAGCAAGATTGCATACCATATGCGGTATCCGACCTGTACTTGCAGTTGAAAAAGAAACCTCTCGGGTATGCTCTGTTGTTGCGTCTTTGACTGGGGTGGATGGGCAACGACATAGGAGGCAAGAAAAATGCCCAAGCAATAGAcgatgcagcagcaataCGGCGCGCGGGCGTCCTCGTCGAGGTGTGTgtacagacacgcacacacagatgGGACACGTCCGTCGTACCGCTGATGATCAGCTTAAAATCTTCGCCTGAGTGTCACTGGGGAGCATCCATGCAGTTCAACCTTTCATCTTTGAGTCCTTTTAATTCTAACAGACGACGTGCACGTGTCTGTGTATCTCCCTCCGTGTGCGCTGGGGGGCTGCTAGCATTGGCTAACACCTGAGCAGAGCGACTAGAGCTTGTACACCTCCCTAGAGGCGTTGAAACGCGCAGCATGTGCTTGTGCGATGCTACTCATCGACCCCCTAATCAGATAGGGGCATTATTTGAGCTGACTGTGCTACACTGATGCATGTTGGGAAAAGTAGAAGAAGAGGGACACTAGGAGGTAAGgcgtgtgtggtgctgcacaCGCTTCTGCCTCGTTCCCGAGCACAGTTCTTCTGGTGTTGTGCCTTTCTCTTATTCGTTTTCTCGAAGTGATGCGCCGAGCAATGCTACGTCGGCAGACGTTGCCACGCGCACGTCGGagcaaaaaagaaacacaccaatgcccccccctcctccctccccccatacacccacatacaAGAAAAGGCTTATCTGATTAGCATCAGACTGAAGGAGCTGCCAGACGAggtgtatatatatatagggTGATGGGAGTGACTTTACCGCTTTAAAGCTGGGCCAAGTTGCTTATGCGTGTGCTGCCTGGCGCCAGCCCAGCCCAGCCCACTTTGTTTTCTGCGCAACGACCCTTTTTTTTGGATGGTTTTATCGTTTGTCACTCTTCACTTCCTCCACGTCAGGGATGGGCTCTCCCCTTCGCTTACCTCGGTGAAGTATtttgtgggggggagggggagggggaggggggaaacaTACTCACCCCCACTACCCTTCGCCTGCCGTTTTCCCTGTCCTTGCCTCACCTTCTactgcctcctccatctctgtctctctctctctttctttctacAGGTGTCACCTGGGCGCATCTTTTGGTTTGCTTTACACGACTCATTAGGAAGGGAAACCCGACCGAGCGAGCGTACGATACTAAAGAACGCAAAAGTGCAAGACtaaggagggagagaatcGGTGTGCTGCCGGCCCTGCCGTTGGCGACTGCGTGTTATCTCAGTGCTTGCGTGTTCGTCTGTTTTGTGAGGGCTTCAccacgtgtgcgcgcgggTGTTTGCTGTTGACTTGGTGGCTCTCTGTGCATTGGTGGGGCTCGCTTTTCGTTgtgttgt includes the following:
- a CDS encoding putative RNA-binding protein, giving the protein MRDPTNTVWVGSYDPAFHSRSMLCRAFWPFGRVMEISIHDGKSYAFVHLRRTEEAKAAVDALMESRELGAAIFNYSKMHDYTEEEMSLPHDPNIVEEPPVTDPAPAPAPGTRRQRDYDGSRDPCDERGAREAECVRDAPAPPQRRARHEREAKEPSNVLWVGNLVPYITNEKLTEVFEVFGPISSVSRLGRSNMAFLHYETVEQCTMAIETMKGRPIEGVMLSLNYGHDAQHANDVAGGSGTGAEGPAGSGGHNYSNVPLTADGIPVNETPTNIIYLGHLPADAEAKDVEDLFTPYDGFIFSKFVGTSGIGFGHFDTIESSRLARAGLSNAMIKGTPIRVSFGKQNHTYTMADRRRIGEPAMSNGGGEFNLDAMMRGPGVQLDGTTGALVAGGYGGGTLVLPAMGGGAAGGGIGGTESNVYARKREAPEMTLENRLQSLLGSTYNSCGARGLEISPSQIQAVCQLVDNCVSESACETLRQALTLYSPLRAVHIFNVVAKRMREFSDDPHKRLFVLYAVTHVLLGVSTEYVPFTEAALNAYLMVLLVASEGQTSSGMDRLTFIIESFQQHPFVEKKSNAGKEYEEQFRAQLDEITNRAKAEQDLRLLATRRRRRN